The Hypanus sabinus isolate sHypSab1 chromosome 23, sHypSab1.hap1, whole genome shotgun sequence genome includes the window GCACGTGTGGCATGTGCTGGGGGAGGAGCTGCCAATAAATTGCACAAAGGGTGTTTTGCAAAGCATCCAGACTAGTTTCTTCCACATTTCCTCAGTGCCTGTACAATACTTCTGGCAGCAATAATGGGCATCACTTATCTTGTGAAGAAAATGCATACATGCCATTCTTCCATGTTGGTACCTTTGGATTCAAGTTGTGCATTACACAATGAGTATTATGCAATTCATTTCAGAAAATAAGAAAACAGAGCAGAAAGAGACCATACCACCCTTATTTGATCCActttcctcctcatccccataATCCCTCGATTCCCCTGGTATGCAAAAATCTACTGTTCAATCTGGAATATATTCAACAACGGAATATCAACAACTGTCCAAAACAGAATTTCTAAGATTTACAACTCTTCATTTCCCACATTTCTCCAAATGAGAAACCCTTGATCCTAAATATTTCAATGGCTTTATTTTTATGAAGTTATGcagacagcacagaaatagattGCATTTGTATTTTAAAAAATACACTGGCCATGCATGTGAAGAATTCCTTTAAAATCCTGTTACATATGTAGACAGTAAAACGGCTCTTTAATATTCTGGAGCAGCACAGGAATGCCTCAGGAACTGAATTTCCAAAATGCATACCTTCATAACCTAGCACTGATGGGTTTAATTATGTACATATCAATCAAATGTCTATAATCTTCTAGTTGGGCAAAATCCATCTGAAAAGTTCTACAAagaccaattttttaaaaatctgaaatacttaAGGATGAAAATATCATTTTCACATGGAGAGTGGacgtgcttttttaaaaaatcttcttGGCAAACCTGCTTTTGAATTGAATGCCTACGGATCAGCAGTTGCCATGAAGAATTGACCTAGGCATATTCAGAATACGCTGCCCAGCTCCCGGCTCTCTGGCCAGAACTTCAATTGACTTTTTTTTAGAAGAATGTATCCAAGGCTAATCAGACTCAGGTCTGATTTCTGCCTGAATATTTAACAGGTGACTTTGGGGCAATTCTGTCTTTTAAAATTAAAGTTTATGCAAATATGTTTAAGAACTTTATTAGATCCAACAAAAACTTGCAAACTAAGCTTGACACCACACTAGGGTTACATTACTAGTGGTGTCAAACCAAGATGTACCTTCCCAAGGAGATGAGCTATCACTTTTCTCCCTGGAGTCAGATCAAATCCCTAACTATACTCAACCAGTCTGGTAGATGAACATGTCAGAAAGAGTATCTATGCACAGGTATATAAAGAGaccattaacaaagcatttcatGCTAATTGTATTTCCGAAGGGTTTAAAGACTGGTTCTATTCATTTCCCTGGCACCAAACCTACCTACGAGGGAGAGGATATTTTCCTGAAAATTGTGGAACCTCCAAGGTACAACTATAAGAATGAAACAGCATGGAGAGAAAACATCGACATAGTAATGAAATGGTTCACTTTGGAGGATCTCGATTTTGTCACACTCTACATTGGTGAACCGGACAGCACAGGACACAGATACGGACCTGAATCAGAAATGAGAAAAACTGTGGTGAAAAAACTGGACAGCACACTAGGTTATTTATTACAAAGCATTGAGAAGTACAACTTGAAATCCAGACTCAATGTAATTATCACTGCCGACCACGGAATGACTACTGTACTGAAGGAGCCAAATGTGACTGAAATCGTGCTATCAAGGTTCCCCAATTTTTCATTCAAAGACATTGCTTTTGATTTAGTTGATTATGGACCCGTTGGCCTGCTTTTACCCAAACAGGGAAAGACGGAAAAAGTATACCAGGCTCTGAAAGGTGCCCATCCACATCTAAATGTGTTTAAGAAAGAAGAGTTACCAAAAAGATTTCGATATTCCAACAATGAAAGAATCCTCCCCATTATCGTTTTTGGCGATCTTGGTTATGTTGTTCATGGGGTAAGTACTTGGTTTAAAGTGATTAATTGGAACAGGGAAAACTAGTTATCAGATTTGTTATCTGAATTTGAAGGCTATCAACTGTGAGACTGCAAAAGAGAATAACATTCATGCCCTTCTCTATCCTAACGTTTGTGTTTGTTAATTAACAAAACATTAAATCAAGTTAGTTATTACATTAATCCTAGAGGTGAAATATATCAAGAAAATGAGAAAAAAGGAACAGGGTTCCACCATTAGATATGATCACGGCTGGTTGATGCTTGTCTCAACATTTCTTCTCTGCCAATTCCTCATAAACCTTTAATTCCTGAATTCTCCATAGGTTGATCAATCTgtactttaaatatatctaaagATCATCAGATTTAGGAGCACAGAAATCCAGTGATTCATTATCTTCTGAGAGAAGAAACTTCTAGAAGATCCAAATATTTAAATGACTGACTCCTTATTCTGTAACAGGATCAAAATTTCCACTTTCCAGTGTGTGTttctccttgaacttccctcccttaaatcTCATGTTCTCTGTCTTCCCCTTTCCACGTCTGTCTCTAGATTGTTGGCATCTGCTTCTTAGTTGTTCAACTTGATCCATATATGTTAAATATTTATACACACACCAAACCAATACTGCAAAGTGGGCAACCAAGTCTTTAAAAGACAAAACAGGGTTACTTAAATCTCATTAATATCGATTACAAACAAATGCCTGGGGAAATGGTAATACTTTTAAAACCAATTTCTCCACTAAACCTGTGCTGATTCCATTTAAACATCATGCAATTAATATGGGACATAAATCAAAGTCTCAAATGGAACTCCTGTAGATTGACCCAAACAAGAACAGTAAGACTGCTGAAGGGCAAATGATGTAAAGGCAATCAATATTAAGCATGCATTGAGTGTAAAGAATTAAGAGAACTAAACTACAcacatcacacaaaatgctggaggaactcagcaagccaggcagcatctatggaaaagagtacagtcaatgtttcaggccaagatgttTTCAGGACATTTACATGTAAAAAGTAAATGTAAACAGAGTAGATTATGCAAATAAAAAGCATACATACCAAATTTATATGACAGAGGAGAGGTTTACTCAAAAACAATACTTTCCCTTTTAAATTCTAGCAGGCTAAAGCCAATGAAATTCATTTAAATTAGATTGGGCAGATTCATAACAAAGAGGAGTAACCCAATTAACAATCGTTCAGGCATTCTCTGCAAGCAATACTGTAGATGTTTCTTCATAGAATGCTCTTCCAGGTTGTCAGGGCAaatcaaataacattcagaatcaTATTGTCAGGGAATTCAGTACAACACTCAAACACAGACACTCAATCATCTTTCACTTCCATGGCCATGTGAGAATTGTCTCTAAGTGCAGCGATCCTGAATTATAGTCCATAATGCTCCCTTTTAAGATAGCTGCAGGCTTCAAGCGAAGGTTTCCTGATAAGGTAAAATGATGTAACAATCCAAGCATTTGCGAGACTGAATAAAAGAAGCTTTTCACAACAAGCCCTGCAGCTGGGGGAGGGTGGTTAGCAATTAGCTTAGCTGGTTATGTTTAAAGAATACCTGGTTTTTCACACCTGCTTTTATCTTACTGACATTTTCTATTCCTTTATACTACATTCAGCAGTCGCACATTATCATTAACCCTCTAAATTCCCTCACATGGGTCTTCCTTAATCATCCCAAGTCTTAATTTGTATCGATGAACTATTTTTTAACATTTAATTATTATCCTACTTTAACAAGATTGGACTTTGGCAGTGGATCAGGACAATAACGATGAGTCAAAGAGCAGGGACACGAACTGTGCAAATATTATTTAGGTGTTttcgtatttgcacaatttgctgccttttgcacattggctgaacacccaagttggtgtgatctttcattgtttcgattatggttattattctattatggatttattgagtatgcccacaagaaaataaatctcagggttgtatgtggtgacatatatgtacattgataataaatttactttgaactttgaattttgaattgccAGGTGGATTTTCACAGCACTGGGGATTAGTTCAGAAGGAGGAGTGAAAAGAAATGTAATGGTAATTGGAAATGGTGTTGCCAGGGAGACAAATGCTGCTCTCTAGGGCAATGCACGGAAGCCCCAAAGTCTGTGCTGTTTCCCTTGTGTCAGGGTTCACTTACGCTTTCTCAAGGCTAGAAAAAAATAGTCCAGTTGTAGTGACCCACTAAAGAAACCAATGACATAAAAGCAACAAAGTAGAAGTTTCAGGTGAAGAGATTATAACAAAACAGATGAGTTAGTTGCACATGTAGGAAGAAATGGGTGCAACATCCATCTGAGGGACATGGTTGCCAAATTATGAGTTATACAAAATGGAAAGGATTAATGAGTTCACTCTAATATTAAAGAAGGGAAtgaagaaattagaaaaaatCACAGTTCAGAAAATTAAGAAATAGAATCAAATTAGTTAGAATCAAGGAACGGCAGGGCCTGAGAACATTGGCGGGAGAATTGTTAGGTATCCCAATGTGTAGCACAATAAATGAGAGGTGCATGTAGCCAGAGTATATCATAGTCATGGAGAACCTTAATCTAAAATAAATTGCCATAGCAAAGGAACAGTCCTAGTGTAGAGGATGATTCCATGGAGAGTAGAATAGATAGCTTTCTAGATCAGTACGTTGAATATTTAGTTTTGTGTAACTATTAAAGAGTAATTAATAGGTGTGAATTAAATTAGGGAACAATGAtaataatatgatggaatttcaTATAAAGATTGGAAAATTTCTGTGGTGTATTTTTTATATTAGTTTGGTTTCTTTCTCAGCAGCTCCCACCAGAACAACTCCACACTTTCATCTACACATTGCTTTAATCCAGCTGATGTCTCCTTCTCTGAAGTGAATGATTAACTAAACCTTTGGGTTACATCTATTAGATAAACAAAGACTTGGGTATCTAATTTTGTTGATTACATAAACTAATGGGATCCAACCATAATATTCAATGTTCTGGATAACTTCTTTGTCATAACTCAGCACATTGATCGATTTTAACATCCTTACATAAAGTGTTGGACGAACAATTCAAGTTGCTTCAAGAGATAATATTGTACCAAAGGTGGCTCATTACACTTTGCACAAACATGGCATGTTATCTGTAGGGCAATTTTCCTTTAATAGCACAGAGTAAGGTATCATCTGAATTTGCCATCTGACAATGCCACGATGGAGCTGGTCCAGTGAAGGGAATACCAAGAAAGGAAACAAACTTTCTAGGCCAAGATAGCTTTCTAGGCTTTTCTTTAAAAGCACTCATGTTGGAGGTACCAATGGTCCCATTTATCAAACATGGAAGCGTACTGCACAGTACAGACCtttcacccccacagtgtgtgaCAACCTTTGTATCTACTCTGCTCTGTCTAATTCTTTCCTTCAACATAGTCCTCCAATTTTCTAACACCTGTCTGCCTAACAGTCTCTTAGATGTCCCTAAACAGACAGACgtattttattgatcctgagggaaattgggtttcattacagtcgcaccaagaatagtgtagaaatatagcaatataaaaccataaataattataataagtaaattatgccgagtggaaataagcccaggaccagcctattggctcagggtgtctgacactcctagggaggagttgtaaagtttgatggccacaggtaggaatgacttcctatgacactcagtgttgcatcttggtggaatgagtctctggctgaacgtactcctgtgcctaaccagtacattatggattggatgggagacattgtccaagatggcatgcaacttggacagcatcctcttttcagacaccaccgtcagagagtccagttccacccccacaacatcactggccttacgaatgagtttgttgattctgttggtgtctgctaccctcagcctgctgccccagcacacaacagcaaacatgatagcactggccaccacagactcatagaacatcctcagcatcgtccagcagatgttaaaggacctctgtctcctcaggaagtagagacggctctgacccttcttgtagacagcctcagtgttctttgaccagtccagtttattgtcaattcgtatccccaggtatttgtaatcctccaccatgtccatactgacctcttggatggaaacaggggtcactggtgccttagccctcctcaggtccaccaccagctccttagtctttttcacattaagcatCTGCCTCTCCTACCACTGCCAGAAATGTGTACCATACACTTGCCTTTTCTGTGTGAATAACCTGCCTCTTGTCgggtaatgtaatgggtgacagatgacacattTTTCATAATGgaaactgttctacataattcatAAGCACAGTCATTGAGCTGCTGTGTTCACTAAGAGACAGCATCTGATGTAATGACCTCAGTGTAAGGCAACTGCTTTTGGTTTATTTgtaatggaagtaaagggctgTGGCTTTCATTAAGCACATAAAAGGACTTTCGCATGTTTTATTGATAAAATCCTCAATTACATTACTCTGCAATCTGACATCCCCCttctactttcctccagtcaccataACATTATGTCTTCTTGTATTAGCctttgctgccctgggaaaatggtGCTGGTTGTTCACTCTACTTCTGCCTCTTTATCATCTTTACactttatacacctctcatctttCTTTGCTCCTAAGAGAAAAGCACTAGCTCACTCAACGttccctcataagacatgctctccagtccaggtagcatcctggtaaatctcctctgcaccttctctaaagcttccacatacttcctataaATGATGTGACAAGAACTGAACGCACTTTCTTTTATACACTTTAATGTAAAAAAATCTTTCAGGATCTAATTGACCGTCAGACAACAACCAGTGCAGTGGCTGAAGGGAAAAAACAACAACTGCTGTCAATCTGAAACTTAAACTGCCTGAATCTGTAGGGAGAGAAAGAATTCATGTCAATGACCCATTATCAGACCTGGAAACAGGGAAAGGGGTGAAGACGGAGTAAATGAGTAACTTCAAGTGCAACTCCCCAGATATACACAAAGCTTTTGCTGAACTTCCGAGAAATATGATTCAGATTCTGCCGCATGGATGATTGATTTGAACTTGCCACCCATTGTTCAGTCAGAAAAGGTTTGCTGGTTGGAGTAAATTACTTCCTCTGTTCATGGTGAAACAAAATGGAAGGTCCAGATAAATGCCCCTTTCCTCTGTGGTTCCTGTAGCACCGCCCTTCACTTGGATAAGGACGTTTGCTTCTGCTCATTGTCCAGTTAACTAAAAGATGGTATCAGAGTCTGTTGGCGTTAGATCAGCTCAGGAAAAATCAGTGCTTTCAGAGCTCAAGACAAACAGATGGAAATAGAATGAACAACTTCGCTTCTTACTAATCTTTTGATGTATGAATGATTTGATAGCTGGTTGTACAAATCCCAGCAGGCCCATACCAAAATAATCATGTAATAACTCTAATTTTTTAATTAATTGAAGCAAGTTCCATCTAATTACATGTCAGTCTGCATTAGATCCCAAGTCCAAGTACTGTATAAATTTATGCAAAATTGGTAAACAGTCAAGCAATTTTCGTAGTAAGGCACACAGGAGAAATTTAACCCTCACAAGCTTGGGTTATGTCCTATTTTGTAAATTCCCACATCCACACCAAATAAAAACTTCAAGTGTTGTACCCACACTCCAACTAACGCCAGTGCAGTTTTGGATAAGAGTGTACCTGTATAGGGGCAATTTTTGATATAAACATCCACACATGACTTTATTGCAGATAAAGCTGACAGGAACTGCGTGTATGTAAGATATAACTATTTTGTAGATATTCTGCAAATGATGAAAAGCAATGGGCAGATGTTGCATTACTCTTTACTCTACAGTCATAGCTGCATGGGAACAGGCTGATTGCATATACGATTACAACTGCATTGTTGATTAGTgaattcaaaatatatttatatacaAAAAGTAGAAGGTTGATAATATCTTATTTTGTGCATCAGTTCTATCCAAAGATATTCCATTTGTTTTTTGCACTAACTAagtgggaaaaaaaacacatgatAAATTGTCCTTTGGGGCCATTGTAAATCAGAACTAACAGGCAGGCTGAAAGGAAATGAAGAGTACACTGAAATAGTGGGAGGAAGCATTTGATGCATGAAGATCAGGAAAGACTGGTCTCACTAGGTGGACTGTTCCTGTAAACTCCACATAATTCCATGCATAATCACAGACAAGTTAACTGCATGCACAATATTTTATGTTGAATAGAATTAGACATCATGGTGAAAAGAGTTTAGAATCCAAATGAATCTTCTATAATTCCATATTTTGTTTATGTCAATTGTTTTCACCATCAAATCAAATAAAATGGAAATGGTTTGTAGTGTTAAACATGTTGTCAAAATGTATATGATCAGAAAAAGACCTTACTTAAAGATACCTGTTTTCAAACAAGCAGAACCAAGGACACGTTGCATACAACCACAAATCTTGCTACCTTTAAATTATCTCCCCTTCATAACATTGTGTTAATCAGTCCAGGATCAATCTTGGAAGTCACTGTTTGGCTTTGCATTAATGGTCTGGTTCCAATATGGCTCtatgtatatatttatattattttttacacatataaaaataatataaatatctgcactggactttgatgcaagtggtcctgggtttgaatccagcCCGCTTTCTCTCTGTGCtgagttgagcattgagctagcaactcagcctcgtaaaaccAGACAAATGCTAATGAAATGGCAAAGTTGCTGCCCGATGCTCCATGAAGCATGGAGAGGAACAACAATACTCTTTCacccattatgccactggcatttagggcagcaatgaagttccTCTATCACTGGCGGTGTTGaggacttccttcatcatgtcagtagctttctctaggttttcactactgtccgtCATGCAAGTTTTGGGTGGaggctcaggaataccatcatattcagatgtagaaggattcttcatcgctCCTTCCGTAACAATTTTGCCTTACCTGTCACCGTTATTAGCTCTGAACTCAACCCCTGAACATAGAAGATCAGTGGACTACCCTTCagttggcctctaccctttgacttgtttgtcatgggtgactctaccaaagagccaaagtataaagccctgactccacccAATTTAACTCTCTGGATCATTGACGTACGCAAGCCtctaaaccatgacaaggttgtagtACTATTAGAGGACATAATAAATACACTAAAAAAGTCATTCTTCTGCACATTTTAACTTAGTTTGAAATTttcaatatttaatttttttaaataatctattattTTCATATCAAATTTGTGTTATGTGGTGAATGATGTGACCTCATTTTCTTTGTATTGATACAATTCCTTTATGTGCCActaaatttctctccatttatattCTAATTGTAAAAGTAAGAATGTCCTCCTTTGAGAGATGTATAGGGCTCCAAAGGCAAAGGTAAGCAATATTAATGTTATAATTGCCATTCATACAACTGGTGTGTAACATCTTTTCGATGTTCTCCATTACATTCTACATGGGCACCTTCCCATCATACATTAGAGAATCAAAGTCCAGTTTAACAAAGGCGAACATGGATTTGACAACAACGATATGGACATGAAGATGATTTTCCGTGCATTTGGCCCTGATTTCAAGAAAAATTATTTGGCCGAGCCATTTGAAAGTGTAAACATTTATCCGTTAATGTGCAAACTTCTGAACATCCATCCTGAGCCAAACAATGGATCACTGACATACACTCAAGAGATGTTGAACTATCAGCCAATAAACAGTGACGGTAAGGAAGAATTCTGAAAGATGAAGCTCAGACACATTAATGATTATGTTACAGAGCGTTAGAATAATGGGTGAAAACATTAAGAATAAATTTTAAATGCTCATTTGCTTCATGATACTTTTCTGTATATTTTGCATTTTGTAAAAATATATCTAATCTTTAAGGGCAGTCATATTTTTTCTCCTGAAAATGAAGTCAGCTCTGTCTATTCACAAGATGTCAtagatattttttttttaaatcaaagtcaACCTCTGTCCTGCTGTTACCAAAACCTTGCATGCCCTTCTGCATGAAACGATGAACTCTTGGTCTCCCAGTCTACTGCATGATCCTTATCTGCCTGCACTAAACTTTTTCTGTATTGGTTTCCTTTTTGATACCTTGATGTAACCAAGGTAAAGAATGATCCGTCTGGATGGCATGCATAAAGCTTTTCACtgaatctcagtacatgtgacaataataaaccgatttCAATTCCAGAGTATTATTTGATAATACATCTGGTGATTTCTACAAATTCAGACTGCAACTTTTAATACTCTCACCAAAATCATTTTAAACATCAACAGGCctgctgggaaaaaaaaactcagcaaATCTAGCAACACTCACAACAGAGCAAAAGTGTCAATATTTTGGGTAAATGAACAATTCATCAGATTTGTACCTGCAACGTCAACAGCTGTGTGACCTACCAAGTATTTATCAACTGCCCCTAAACTagcttcaggtttccagcatctgcacttccTTGCCGCACTCATTTTAAAGATTGTTTTCAAATGCCAAATCCCCATGGATACTCAGTCACAGaagcaattaattaattaattaattaattactttatagatacagcatgaaa containing:
- the LOC132380312 gene encoding ectonucleotide pyrophosphatase/phosphodiesterase family member 7-like, whose translation is MGIYTFLYLSLFLSLTFSLPLFRGGRKNQNKLLLISLDGFRWDYDQDVATPNFQKLVKEGVKAKYVTPPFITITSPSHFTLLTGRYIESHGVIHNMWFNTTTGLKKPYYQAQGVTEYWDNGSLPIWITAQRQGLKTGSIHFPGTKPTYEGEDIFLKIVEPPRYNYKNETAWRENIDIVMKWFTLEDLDFVTLYIGEPDSTGHRYGPESEMRKTVVKKLDSTLGYLLQSIEKYNLKSRLNVIITADHGMTTVLKEPNVTEIVLSRFPNFSFKDIAFDLVDYGPVGLLLPKQGKTEKVYQALKGAHPHLNVFKKEELPKRFRYSNNERILPIIVFGDLGYVVHGRIKVQFNKGEHGFDNNDMDMKMIFRAFGPDFKKNYLAEPFESVNIYPLMCKLLNIHPEPNNGSLTYTQEMLNYQPINSDGKEEF